A genomic region of Cannabis sativa cultivar Pink pepper isolate KNU-18-1 chromosome 1, ASM2916894v1, whole genome shotgun sequence contains the following coding sequences:
- the LOC133031908 gene encoding uncharacterized protein LOC133031908, with product MHSLQKDMLKQKANYEKKLSSDVQHECKYTAYGFAPAVQYWAYEAILEVGKRYGTNHGIRFPRMLSWTSKGDIGKKDVSALFSRRNLEVVKGLLPRTEEEAFVRTISYDGVENLVDDVVDDTEAEAGSQVPETQVPDTQERDTQATGSEPQPSAPSASGVRGAEYTDLVARLDRIEADTQGLYAAHVELKKAYETSHVELKGGQNVIMEQLRHILAMLNRPPTTASAPEAPADPSTPPPAASPPVEEDEVFPDDYDPYEGAPATPIEAQPLIHVHDTESQGEILSIEAQPAVVKSRKRKRKPPVWFGDYTEMKRRHRPSSTFDPQEPRMRNC from the exons atgcactcgcttcagaaagacatgttgaaacagaaggccaactacgagaagaagctgagttcggatgttcagcacgagtgcaaatacacagcatatggcttcgcacctgcagtccaatattgggcgtacgaggccattttggaggttggcaagaggtatggcacgaaccacgggattcggttccccaggatgcttagctggacgagcaaaggcgatattgggaagaaagacgtcagcgcattattttctagacgg aatctggaagtggtgaaggggctacttccacggacagaggaggaggcatttgtgaggacaatatcttacgatggtgtggagAACCTGGTTGATGATGTTGTGGATGACACAGAGGCTGAGGCAGGTAGTCAGGTACCAGAGACTCAGGTCCCAGACACTCAGGAAAGAGACACTCAG gccactggttcagaacctcagcccagtgcaccatctgcatcaggcgttcggggtgccgagtacactgatttagtggctcggttggataggatcgaggctgacactcagggtctgtatgctgctcatgtcgagctgaagaaggcatacgagaccagccatgtagagctgaagggtggtcagaacgtaattatggagcagctcagacacatattggccatgttgaatcgtccgccaacgacagcttcagcaccggaggccccagcagatccatctaccccaccaccagctgcttcacccccagtagaagaggatgaggtcttccccgacgattacgatccttatgagggagctccagcgactccgatcgaggcacaacctcttatccatgtacatgacaccgagtcgcagggtgagattctgtccatagaggcacaacctgcagtggttaagagtcggaagaggaagagaaagcctcCTGTATGGTTCGGTGACTATACGGAGATGAAGAGGAGACATAGGCCATCTTCGACTTTTGATCCACAGGAGCCACGGATGAGAAATTGTTAA